In one window of Ruminococcus albus AD2013 DNA:
- the recN gene encoding DNA repair protein RecN, producing MLRELYIENLAVIEKASIGFTESFNAFTGETGAGKSILINGINAILGQRVTKDIVRTGADKAVISGLFTDIGETVLKQLEEMGVDCEDGQLSLTREIRSDGGSIARVNQRAVNVSLLRDIGDLLVNIHGQHDNQILMSPEKHIDILDGYAGSEELIADYRKSFRELQHVAKKINDLRKEAGRKEMRICELEDIIADIRVLDITDPDEEKQIAAELEVSKNAVAISEAVYAAQLMLSGDDDTEGISELVSECSDKIDGYTDIMAELAPISERLNSAIIELDDISGELASVLDKLDVDPKRFDWLNQRSDDLRKICKKYGPELSDVISTLEKSEEELEILSSSEQNVKELEAEKDRLLAEVSHKAKTLSDFRRAAAERFVSQVTGELEFLNMPSVKLVVGQETGKLTQNGMDNIEFLISANIGEEPRPIAKIASGGELSRIMLALKSVLAEKDSIDTLIFDEIDTGVSGRAAQKIGLKLREISKHRQVLCVTHLAQIAVMADNHLLIEKNIVGDRTVTAVRTLAHEERKYEIARIMGGDNITELMLENADELLSAVK from the coding sequence ATGTTAAGAGAGCTTTATATCGAAAATCTTGCAGTTATTGAAAAAGCATCCATCGGCTTTACCGAAAGCTTCAACGCTTTCACTGGCGAAACGGGTGCAGGTAAATCGATACTTATAAACGGCATAAACGCTATCCTCGGTCAGCGAGTTACTAAGGATATTGTCCGCACCGGGGCAGATAAGGCTGTTATTTCGGGACTTTTCACCGATATCGGCGAGACTGTTCTTAAACAGCTTGAAGAAATGGGTGTTGACTGTGAGGACGGTCAGCTTTCTCTGACCCGTGAGATACGTTCCGACGGCGGAAGTATCGCAAGAGTAAATCAGCGGGCTGTGAATGTCTCGCTTCTTAGGGATATCGGCGATCTTCTCGTGAATATCCACGGTCAGCACGATAACCAGATACTCATGTCACCCGAAAAACATATCGATATCCTTGACGGCTATGCAGGCTCGGAAGAACTTATCGCCGATTACAGAAAGTCTTTCCGTGAATTACAGCACGTTGCAAAAAAGATAAACGACCTCCGAAAAGAAGCGGGCAGAAAGGAAATGCGCATCTGCGAGCTTGAAGATATCATAGCCGATATCCGTGTCCTAGATATCACCGATCCCGATGAAGAAAAGCAGATAGCTGCCGAGCTTGAAGTTTCAAAGAATGCGGTCGCTATTTCCGAAGCGGTCTACGCAGCTCAGCTTATGCTTTCGGGAGATGACGATACAGAGGGAATATCCGAACTTGTATCTGAGTGTTCTGATAAAATTGACGGCTACACCGATATCATGGCAGAACTTGCTCCGATCAGTGAGAGGTTGAATTCCGCCATTATCGAACTCGATGATATCTCGGGTGAACTAGCATCAGTCCTTGATAAGCTTGATGTCGATCCCAAGCGCTTTGATTGGCTCAATCAGCGTTCAGATGACCTGCGGAAGATATGCAAAAAGTACGGTCCCGAGCTCAGCGATGTAATATCCACTCTTGAAAAAAGCGAGGAAGAGCTGGAGATACTCAGCAGTTCCGAGCAGAACGTCAAGGAACTTGAAGCAGAAAAAGACCGTCTGTTGGCAGAGGTATCACATAAGGCAAAGACCCTCTCGGATTTCCGCAGAGCCGCTGCCGAAAGATTTGTAAGTCAGGTAACAGGGGAGCTTGAATTCCTGAATATGCCCAGTGTAAAGCTGGTGGTTGGTCAGGAGACAGGAAAACTGACCCAGAACGGTATGGATAATATCGAGTTCCTGATATCAGCTAATATCGGTGAAGAACCTCGTCCTATTGCGAAGATAGCTTCGGGCGGTGAACTTTCAAGAATAATGCTCGCCCTCAAAAGCGTACTCGCTGAAAAGGATTCTATCGACACCCTTATTTTCGATGAGATAGATACAGGTGTCAGCGGAAGAGCCGCACAGAAGATAGGCTTGAAACTCCGTGAGATCTCAAAACACAGGCAGGTGCTGTGCGTTACTCACCTTGCTCAGATAGCTGTCATGGCAGATAATCACCTGCTCATTGAGAAAAATATAGTGGGCGACAGAACAGTCACCGCCGTGAGAACTCTCGCACATGAGGAAAGAAAGTACGAGATAGCAAGGATAATGGGCGGAGATAATATCACTGAGCTTATGCTTGAAAACGCCGATGAACTGCTCTCGGCTGTAAAATAA
- a CDS encoding arginine repressor: protein MKTDRHELILKLVQERVIDTQESLREALEENGMTVTQATLSRDIKELSLIKVSSELGVSRYAVPRLSKEGLDRGSSDTLRLLHSSVICVDHAMNTVVIKCHVGMAQAVCAKLDTTDIENSVGTIAGDDTIFMLMRTQKDAERLVRELNTILYSKDEK from the coding sequence ATGAAGACTGATCGTCATGAACTTATTCTCAAACTCGTTCAGGAAAGAGTTATAGATACTCAGGAAAGCCTCAGGGAGGCTCTTGAAGAGAACGGCATGACCGTCACACAGGCTACGCTTTCAAGGGATATCAAGGAGCTTTCGCTGATAAAAGTCAGTAGTGAACTCGGCGTAAGCAGATATGCAGTTCCACGACTTAGCAAAGAGGGTCTTGACCGTGGAAGCAGCGACACTCTCAGGCTTCTCCACAGCTCGGTCATCTGCGTCGATCACGCTATGAATACGGTCGTCATCAAGTGCCATGTGGGTATGGCGCAGGCTGTCTGCGCTAAGCTCGATACCACCGATATCGAGAATTCCGTCGGCACTATTGCGGGCGACGACACCATCTTTATGCTCATGAGGACCCAGAAAGATGCGGAAAGACTGGTTCGTGAGCTCAATACCATTTTGTACAGCAAGGACGAAAAATAA
- a CDS encoding NAD(+)/NADH kinase gives MKVFLYPNLGKNNCAEYTVEACNILRSCGIGFSVSEKYKDVFADVNGMVFGSTEECMDNADIIIAIGGDGTILKCAGRASRLKTPILGINCGRLGFMASLEHSQLDLLRNLIEGKYTVSRRMMLEASASGEEGTYSALNDVVVSRSDDCKVSDFEVVKDGQIVSLIRANGVIFSTATGATAYSLSAGGAIIEPEMECIEFTQICPHTLFARSMIFSASSKIKVKCHTADNAHVHLNVDGNIVYRLSDGDEINIRRAKESLDIIDICGGSFFSSVNTKLMRPLKDTEG, from the coding sequence ATGAAAGTTTTTTTGTATCCCAATCTGGGTAAAAACAATTGCGCTGAATATACTGTTGAAGCCTGCAATATTCTTCGCAGCTGCGGCATAGGTTTTTCGGTCAGCGAGAAATATAAAGACGTTTTTGCCGATGTAAACGGTATGGTATTCGGCAGTACAGAGGAATGCATGGATAACGCTGATATCATCATCGCCATAGGCGGTGACGGAACTATACTCAAATGCGCAGGCAGAGCTTCAAGGCTCAAGACCCCTATCCTCGGAATAAACTGCGGCAGACTTGGCTTTATGGCTTCACTGGAACATTCCCAGCTTGACCTTCTGCGAAATCTCATCGAGGGCAAATATACCGTCAGCCGACGCATGATGCTGGAAGCTTCTGCAAGCGGGGAAGAAGGCACATATTCCGCACTTAACGATGTTGTTGTGTCAAGGTCTGATGACTGCAAGGTCTCGGATTTTGAAGTCGTAAAGGACGGTCAGATAGTTTCGCTGATCCGTGCTAACGGCGTAATTTTCTCTACTGCCACAGGTGCTACAGCCTATTCGCTGTCGGCAGGTGGAGCGATAATCGAACCCGAGATGGAATGTATCGAATTCACGCAGATATGCCCACATACGCTGTTTGCAAGGTCGATGATATTCTCCGCTTCAAGCAAGATCAAAGTAAAGTGCCACACGGCAGACAATGCCCACGTTCATCTCAATGTTGACGGCAATATCGTTTACAGATTGTCCGACGGAGATGAGATCAATATCCGCCGTGCAAAGGAGAGCCTTGATATCATAGATATCTGCGGAGGAAGCTTCTTCTCGTCGGTAAATACTAAGCTTATGAGACCTCTAAAGGATACGGAGGGATGA
- a CDS encoding TlyA family RNA methyltransferase has translation MRLDVYLTENGISKSRERAKTMIKSGCVKLNGAVCSKPAAEVGEGDTVEADDSSFDYVGRGLIKLETAFQAFQLDINGLVCADIGASTGGFTQCMLKRGAKLVYAVDVGRDQLDKVLLEDDRVVNMEGVNARYLTSSDFPEKPQFISVDLSFISLTQVMPALVSCLDNGGKMVVLIKPQFEAGKAALNKKGIVRDKKDHLRVLRDMTAFFTSCGLSVVGIVPSGITGGDGNREYLAYLINDGRAAAASIDLKKLVDNAFLVGE, from the coding sequence ATGAGATTAGATGTCTACCTGACAGAGAATGGCATATCCAAAAGCAGAGAACGTGCCAAGACGATGATAAAATCCGGCTGCGTAAAGCTTAACGGCGCTGTCTGTTCAAAACCCGCCGCAGAGGTTGGCGAGGGCGATACAGTTGAGGCAGATGACAGCAGCTTTGATTATGTCGGCAGAGGTCTTATAAAACTGGAGACCGCATTTCAAGCCTTTCAACTTGACATAAATGGACTTGTCTGCGCTGATATCGGTGCATCAACAGGGGGATTTACTCAGTGTATGCTCAAACGCGGCGCAAAGCTTGTCTATGCCGTAGATGTTGGTCGTGACCAGCTGGACAAAGTTCTTCTTGAAGATGATCGTGTGGTCAATATGGAAGGTGTAAATGCAAGATACTTGACATCTTCTGATTTCCCGGAAAAACCTCAGTTTATCAGCGTTGATCTTTCGTTTATTTCTTTGACACAGGTGATGCCTGCGCTGGTATCGTGTCTTGATAACGGCGGAAAAATGGTTGTGCTGATAAAACCGCAGTTTGAAGCAGGGAAAGCTGCGCTTAACAAAAAAGGCATAGTCAGGGACAAAAAAGACCATCTTCGCGTTCTGCGCGACATGACTGCATTTTTCACAAGCTGTGGGCTTTCGGTAGTCGGCATAGTACCCTCGGGCATAACAGGCGGGGACGGCAACAGGGAATATCTTGCATATCTTATAAATGACGGACGGGCTGCCGCTGCATCTATTGATTTGAAAAAGCTCGTTGATAACGCTTTTTTAGTAGGTGAGTAA
- the dxs gene encoding 1-deoxy-D-xylulose-5-phosphate synthase, whose amino-acid sequence MADKKADLFSLDLPADLKKLSYSQCDELCRQIRTLLIKTVSKNGGHLASNLGTVELTVALHRVFESPEDKIVWDVGHQAYTHKILTGRRDSFSTLRKEGGISGFCRPDESKHDAFISGHSSNSISAALGIAYANKLKGDPHHAIAVLGDGAMSGGLSFEGLNNAGKSDTNIIVILNYNEMSISRNVGSMAKYLATLRTKSSYKRTKTAVQRVLDATPVVGQPVKNVVKSSKKAFKNMLLHSTMFDELGFEFIGPLDGHNIEELEAGLRAAKAVNKPVFVHVNTVKGKGYAPAEANPGEFHGVGSFEISTGNPDVVSADSFSTVMGKELCRLARADKRICAVTAAMKYGTGLQYFAKAFPNRFFDVGIAEEHAVTFCGGLAAAGMIPVFAVYSTFLQRSYDQLIHDLAIGGLHAVICVDRAGIVGSDGETHQGIFDISFLTAVPNVTIYSPSDYQELRLCLKKAVFEEKGIAVVRYPRGKEVSSCGLDTIRTTNHLIKNGGNTLLVSYGRLYSNVCKAADILKKKGIVCDTLKLVKVFPLSDEIVKIAKGYDKVLFFEEAYADGSISEKFSALCGNVEAFNIKGLVPHGEPNTLLDELGLSAEKIAQTAEERI is encoded by the coding sequence ATGGCAGATAAAAAAGCAGATCTATTCAGTCTCGATTTGCCTGCAGACCTTAAAAAGCTGTCATACAGCCAGTGTGACGAGCTTTGCAGACAGATACGAACTCTACTTATAAAGACAGTTTCCAAAAACGGCGGACACCTTGCCTCAAATCTCGGCACGGTAGAACTTACGGTGGCTCTTCACAGGGTCTTTGAATCACCCGAAGACAAGATAGTCTGGGACGTGGGACATCAGGCGTATACCCATAAGATACTGACGGGCAGGCGCGACAGCTTTTCCACACTGCGTAAAGAGGGCGGTATCTCAGGCTTTTGCCGTCCCGATGAATCAAAGCATGACGCTTTTATCAGCGGTCACAGCTCTAATTCCATATCTGCGGCGCTGGGTATTGCCTATGCCAACAAGCTCAAAGGCGACCCGCATCATGCGATAGCAGTTCTTGGTGACGGTGCCATGTCGGGCGGACTGAGTTTTGAGGGTCTTAACAATGCGGGTAAAAGCGATACGAACATCATTGTTATACTTAATTACAATGAGATGTCCATCTCGCGCAACGTGGGCAGTATGGCAAAGTATCTTGCAACCTTGCGTACAAAGTCATCTTATAAAAGAACGAAAACAGCCGTACAGAGAGTGCTTGATGCTACACCTGTTGTTGGTCAGCCTGTCAAGAACGTGGTGAAGTCCTCAAAGAAAGCTTTTAAGAATATGCTGCTTCACAGCACCATGTTCGATGAGCTGGGTTTTGAGTTCATCGGACCTCTTGACGGTCATAATATAGAAGAGCTTGAAGCAGGACTTCGTGCCGCAAAAGCCGTGAATAAGCCTGTTTTTGTTCATGTAAATACTGTCAAGGGAAAGGGCTATGCACCTGCCGAAGCTAATCCCGGGGAGTTCCACGGTGTGGGTTCATTTGAGATATCCACAGGCAATCCCGATGTTGTCAGCGCTGACAGTTTTTCCACTGTTATGGGCAAGGAACTCTGCAGGCTTGCAAGGGCAGATAAGCGCATTTGTGCAGTTACAGCCGCCATGAAATACGGCACTGGTCTGCAATATTTTGCCAAAGCTTTTCCTAACAGATTTTTCGATGTGGGCATTGCCGAGGAACACGCGGTAACATTCTGCGGAGGTCTTGCCGCCGCAGGCATGATACCTGTTTTTGCAGTGTATTCCACATTTTTGCAGAGAAGCTACGATCAGCTTATCCACGACCTTGCTATCGGCGGACTTCACGCGGTTATCTGCGTTGACCGTGCAGGCATTGTGGGCAGTGACGGCGAGACACACCAGGGCATTTTTGATATCTCTTTCCTGACTGCCGTACCGAATGTCACAATATATTCTCCGTCGGATTATCAGGAACTCAGGCTTTGTCTTAAAAAAGCAGTATTTGAAGAAAAAGGCATAGCAGTTGTACGATATCCGAGGGGAAAAGAAGTGTCAAGCTGTGGTCTTGACACTATCAGAACTACAAATCACCTCATCAAAAATGGCGGAAATACCTTGCTTGTAAGCTACGGCAGACTTTACAGCAACGTATGCAAAGCCGCCGATATATTAAAGAAAAAGGGCATAGTGTGTGATACTTTGAAACTTGTCAAGGTATTTCCCTTGTCGGATGAGATCGTAAAGATCGCCAAGGGCTACGACAAAGTGCTTTTCTTTGAGGAAGCTTATGCCGACGGTTCTATCTCCGAAAAGTTTTCCGCTTTGTGCGGAAATGTTGAAGCCTTTAATATCAAGGGCTTAGTCCCTCACGGCGAACCAAATACACTGCTTGACGAACTCGGTCTGTCCGCAGAAAAGATAGCACAGACAGCCGAAGAGAGGATATAA
- a CDS encoding polyprenyl synthetase family protein translates to MTDRHEQLLQAYAEKINEELLKFTENKPELQSSVLEAMEYSLSAGGKRLRPVLILEFYRMCGGDDIDKMVKLACAVELIHTYSLIHDDLPCMDNDDFRRGKPSCHKAFSEEIALLAGDALNTLAFEVITDCAMEGTISAETAVMLISVLSKAIGTDGMIGGQVIDLQTEEEVIDIETLNTLQSCKTGALIEAACVMGVILSGRMEYIPAAAEYAQAMGRAFQIVDDILDVTGTFEELGKPIGSDSEQHKNTYVSLLGLQRSRQKAAQLTVTALGALKKFENNEFLFELTQELLDRRS, encoded by the coding sequence ATGACTGATAGACATGAACAGCTCTTGCAGGCTTATGCCGAAAAAATAAATGAAGAGCTGTTGAAATTCACTGAAAATAAGCCCGAGCTTCAGAGCTCAGTACTCGAAGCAATGGAGTATTCACTGAGCGCAGGGGGCAAAAGGCTGAGACCTGTACTGATACTTGAATTCTACCGTATGTGCGGCGGAGATGATATAGATAAAATGGTGAAGCTTGCCTGTGCGGTCGAGCTTATACACACATATTCCCTTATCCACGATGACTTGCCCTGTATGGACAATGACGATTTCCGAAGAGGAAAGCCTTCATGTCATAAGGCTTTTTCGGAGGAGATAGCTCTGCTGGCGGGTGATGCGCTGAATACCCTCGCTTTTGAGGTGATCACCGACTGTGCGATGGAAGGCACTATATCCGCCGAAACAGCAGTAATGCTCATATCTGTGCTATCCAAAGCCATCGGTACCGACGGTATGATAGGCGGTCAGGTAATCGACCTGCAGACCGAGGAAGAAGTTATCGACATTGAGACACTCAATACCCTGCAATCCTGCAAAACAGGTGCTCTTATAGAGGCCGCCTGCGTTATGGGCGTTATACTTTCAGGCAGAATGGAGTATATCCCCGCTGCCGCCGAGTATGCACAGGCTATGGGCAGAGCGTTCCAGATAGTGGATGATATACTTGATGTTACAGGCACTTTTGAAGAGCTTGGCAAGCCCATCGGCAGCGACAGCGAACAGCACAAGAACACCTACGTTTCTCTGCTGGGCCTTCAAAGATCGAGACAGAAAGCCGCACAGCTGACCGTTACCGCTCTTGGTGCCCTGAAGAAATTTGAAAACAACGAATTTTTGTTTGAGCTCACACAGGAGCTGCTTGATAGACGCTCATGA
- the xseB gene encoding exodeoxyribonuclease VII small subunit, whose protein sequence is MTFEENLQRLEEIVSQLESDKLPLDKALELYKEGVSLTADSKKALENAKLTVKTMNGENTDD, encoded by the coding sequence ATGACATTTGAAGAAAATCTGCAAAGGCTTGAGGAGATAGTCTCTCAGCTTGAAAGCGATAAACTCCCTCTGGATAAGGCGCTTGAACTTTATAAAGAGGGCGTGAGTCTAACGGCGGACAGCAAAAAAGCTCTGGAAAATGCCAAGCTCACGGTAAAAACTATGAACGGAGAAAATACTGATGACTGA
- the xseA gene encoding exodeoxyribonuclease VII large subunit — protein MSVLTVSQLNKLLAFKIKQELKFKGAAVKGEISNFSIHFKTGHAFFTIKDETSSIKCIMFAGRVKKLKALPENGMSVLVMGDVEVYEREGSCQIIATEIAVLGSTGIAFAKNELLKDKLKKLGVFDQSKKKAIPIVPKKLAVVTSADGAALQDILNIVGRRYPLCTVEVYPATVQGDTAPASVAAALKSADKSGADTIILSRGGGSSEDLDAFNSETVVMAVADCVTPVISAVGHETDTTLADYAADMRAPTPSAAAELATPDIVDMYAAANVMKARLDSAFGMYLRGRMIEIEKLDTRLRASSPKRRLKESEKRFEEAESRLRMLMDNKLKVCELNLDRASAQLRTLSPFNVLGRGYALVESGGTAITSVKDIKEGMEISIRFADGTVTAVTTKINDRKADINDI, from the coding sequence ATGAGTGTTCTGACAGTCAGTCAGCTGAATAAATTGCTGGCATTCAAGATAAAGCAGGAGCTTAAATTCAAAGGTGCGGCTGTCAAGGGCGAGATATCGAACTTCAGCATTCATTTCAAGACGGGTCATGCCTTTTTTACGATAAAGGACGAAACCAGTTCCATAAAGTGCATCATGTTCGCTGGGCGGGTAAAAAAGCTGAAAGCACTCCCCGAAAACGGCATGAGCGTACTTGTCATGGGCGATGTTGAAGTATATGAGCGTGAGGGCTCATGTCAGATAATCGCCACCGAGATTGCTGTTCTCGGCAGTACGGGCATAGCTTTTGCTAAGAACGAACTTCTGAAAGACAAGCTGAAAAAACTGGGCGTGTTCGACCAGTCGAAGAAAAAAGCCATACCCATAGTGCCGAAAAAACTGGCGGTGGTAACATCGGCAGACGGTGCTGCTTTGCAGGATATCTTAAATATCGTGGGCAGACGTTATCCTTTATGTACCGTAGAAGTCTATCCTGCCACGGTACAGGGTGATACAGCACCCGCTTCTGTTGCGGCGGCGCTGAAGTCAGCTGATAAAAGCGGTGCGGATACCATAATACTTTCAAGGGGCGGCGGTTCTTCCGAAGACCTTGATGCTTTCAATTCTGAGACAGTTGTAATGGCTGTGGCAGATTGTGTAACACCCGTTATCTCTGCTGTCGGTCACGAAACGGATACCACTCTTGCCGACTACGCCGCCGACATGCGGGCACCTACCCCCTCTGCGGCAGCCGAACTTGCAACTCCCGATATAGTGGATATGTATGCCGCGGCTAATGTTATGAAAGCAAGGCTGGATTCCGCTTTTGGTATGTATCTTCGCGGCAGGATGATCGAGATCGAAAAGCTTGATACAAGGCTCAGGGCTTCATCGCCGAAACGTCGGCTGAAAGAATCCGAAAAGCGCTTTGAAGAAGCCGAGAGCAGACTTCGTATGCTGATGGATAACAAGCTGAAAGTCTGCGAGCTGAACCTTGACAGGGCATCGGCACAGCTGAGGACACTAAGCCCCTTCAATGTTCTGGGCAGAGGATATGCCCTGGTGGAAAGCGGCGGTACAGCTATTACCTCTGTGAAGGACATCAAAGAGGGTATGGAGATCAGCATACGTTTCGCTGACGGTACAGTTACAGCTGTAACAACCAAGATAAATGACCGAAAGGCTGATATAAATGACATTTGA
- a CDS encoding peptidase M22 produces the protein MGVYLGIDTSNYRTSCALYDSITGEVKSCRQLLTVKKGERGLRQSDAVFHHTKQLPALMEELFSDKPLLSGCAYSYAPREVEGSYMPCFLVGENVCRAVSAAVGLKPVRTSHQKGHVLAALYSCKKLGLLDSGEPFLAFHVSGGTTDMLLCRGDKEKVVSLTEAGHSDDLKAGQCIDRLGVRLGLDFPCGEELEELARKSSRDFKIRPSVKWLDCSLSGVENKCVQMLEKGESPEDTAKFCLDYICETISAMTKAGLEKYGEMPVIYAGGVMADKLIADKLSERFDAYFAAPEFSGDNAVGIALYAAMKGKEQ, from the coding sequence ATGGGCGTATACTTAGGTATAGACACAAGTAATTACAGGACGAGCTGTGCGCTGTATGACAGCATTACGGGAGAAGTAAAGTCGTGCAGACAGCTTCTTACCGTAAAAAAAGGCGAGCGCGGATTAAGGCAGTCGGACGCGGTTTTCCACCATACTAAACAGCTTCCCGCCCTTATGGAGGAGCTGTTTTCGGACAAACCTCTGCTTTCGGGCTGTGCTTATTCATATGCCCCGAGAGAGGTGGAGGGCTCTTATATGCCCTGTTTTCTTGTGGGTGAAAACGTGTGCAGAGCTGTATCAGCAGCTGTTGGTCTGAAGCCTGTGCGCACCTCTCACCAGAAAGGTCATGTGCTGGCGGCACTCTATTCCTGCAAAAAGCTCGGACTTCTTGATAGCGGCGAACCTTTTCTTGCGTTCCATGTCAGCGGCGGTACTACCGATATGCTGCTGTGCCGAGGGGACAAGGAAAAGGTCGTTTCTTTGACAGAGGCAGGACATTCGGATGACCTTAAAGCGGGTCAGTGCATTGACAGACTTGGCGTTAGACTTGGTCTGGATTTTCCCTGCGGCGAGGAACTTGAAGAGCTTGCCCGCAAAAGCAGCAGGGACTTTAAGATAAGGCCATCGGTAAAATGGCTTGACTGTTCGCTTTCGGGGGTCGAGAACAAGTGCGTTCAGATGCTTGAAAAGGGCGAATCTCCCGAGGATACTGCGAAGTTCTGTCTGGACTATATCTGTGAGACCATCTCGGCGATGACAAAGGCGGGTCTTGAAAAATACGGTGAAATGCCCGTTATCTACGCAGGCGGCGTCATGGCGGACAAGCTTATTGCTGATAAGCTTTCCGAAAGATTTGACGCATATTTTGCTGCGCCCGAATTTTCGGGAGATAACGCAGTCGGCATTGCACTTTATGCCGCCATGAAAGGAAAAGAGCAATGA
- the nusB gene encoding transcription antitermination factor NusB, giving the protein MAGRREVRQAAFLLSFEKMFLDDDLDKIFESAEELGEFIPVNDEVKTLVRSIFDKQEELDSIISKYSDKRAVSRIPKVDLTALRLAIYEALYDEKVPVNVAISEAVALTEKYALEPDIAFVNGLLGSFAKDIKKDED; this is encoded by the coding sequence GTGGCAGGAAGACGAGAAGTAAGACAGGCTGCTTTTCTGCTGTCTTTTGAAAAAATGTTTTTGGACGATGATCTGGATAAGATATTTGAGAGTGCCGAGGAACTTGGTGAATTCATACCCGTGAACGATGAGGTAAAGACCCTTGTGCGCAGTATATTCGATAAGCAGGAGGAGCTTGATTCCATAATATCGAAGTATTCCGACAAGCGCGCTGTCAGCCGTATACCAAAGGTGGATCTTACCGCGCTGAGACTTGCTATATACGAAGCGCTCTATGATGAAAAAGTACCTGTGAACGTTGCGATAAGCGAGGCTGTGGCTCTTACGGAGAAATACGCTCTCGAACCCGATATTGCATTCGTTAACGGTCTCCTGGGTTCATTTGCAAAGGATATCAAAAAGGACGAGGATTGA
- a CDS encoding Asp23/Gls24 family envelope stress response protein has protein sequence MSENTGKVEKSLHINQDVIAQIITNSMAEVEGVYGVAPVMKTPRQIWLRQESVGNIRIGLVDDVLSVSIGVILNNGTNAITAAEMIQEQVKSAVQTMLGLTVAKVNVTICGVHFSED, from the coding sequence ATGTCAGAAAACACAGGCAAAGTCGAGAAAAGTCTCCATATAAATCAGGACGTTATCGCCCAGATAATCACAAACTCCATGGCTGAGGTCGAGGGAGTTTACGGCGTAGCACCGGTTATGAAGACCCCCAGACAGATCTGGCTCAGACAGGAAAGTGTGGGAAATATCAGGATAGGACTCGTTGACGATGTTCTGTCCGTTTCTATAGGTGTCATTCTCAACAACGGCACCAATGCGATAACCGCTGCCGAGATGATACAGGAGCAGGTCAAGAGTGCTGTGCAGACAATGCTGGGACTCACCGTTGCCAAAGTAAACGTAACGATCTGCGGCGTTCATTTCAGTGAAGACTGA
- a CDS encoding SpoIIIAH-like family protein, translating into MKKPSFVIGKKQIVLAGMTLMLGIAVYANYAVTSSGSEIKTTDKIEKHSDEYGEAELVSADKNTSDYFAQARIDRMNARDEAKETLKTIINGGDATEEEKEVAAEEAAAMTGLMESENKIESLVKAAGFTDCVCYLDGDNANIVVKAGSEGLIASEAAQIKDILLSEVSVPTENIRIFDVA; encoded by the coding sequence ATGAAAAAACCGAGTTTTGTTATAGGCAAAAAACAGATAGTCCTTGCGGGTATGACACTAATGCTGGGCATAGCAGTCTACGCGAATTACGCAGTGACTTCATCGGGCAGTGAGATAAAGACAACCGATAAGATAGAGAAGCACAGCGATGAATATGGTGAAGCCGAACTTGTCAGCGCTGATAAAAATACCAGCGATTATTTTGCACAGGCACGTATAGACAGAATGAATGCAAGGGACGAAGCCAAGGAAACTTTAAAGACCATAATAAACGGCGGTGACGCCACCGAGGAAGAAAAAGAAGTCGCTGCCGAAGAAGCTGCCGCCATGACAGGTCTTATGGAATCGGAAAACAAGATAGAATCACTTGTAAAGGCGGCAGGATTTACAGACTGTGTATGCTACCTTGACGGTGATAACGCAAACATAGTAGTCAAGGCGGGTTCGGAAGGTCTTATAGCAAGTGAAGCCGCACAGATAAAGGATATCCTTTTGAGTGAGGTATCTGTACCCACCGAGAATATTCGTATATTTGATGTTGCATGA